A DNA window from Ralstonia solanacearum K60 contains the following coding sequences:
- a CDS encoding RHS repeat-associated core domain-containing protein, translating to MRAHTLYRAISAAVLLTLSSTQALAQTQVSTTQYAYDTVGNLTQITDPRGLVTTFSYDALGRRTQVQGPPATPGGAAPVTLFNYDGQDRVRQVTDLRSLVTAYTVDGLGNTTRQQSPDTGTTNATYDVAGNLTRRTDARGKITRYRYDAVNRMTHAVFASGTPIAFTYDGGKHPEPNDIGHLTHISDESGQTRWRFNGFGNVVRKTQSTTANGETKKQVVAYAYGTSGSSTGHVTSMTYPSNSVIGYSYDAGGRIAGLTLTTANGSVALLSNIQYQPFGKPAGWTWGNGTAYTRSFDLSGRLTQFPLGATSGTGATPNGLSRTVNYDAASRITAYTHADTSGSTGSSTATAANQTFGYDDQDRLISYLPANSSQSYSYDANGNRTGQTIGGASYTQTVDSASNRQTASTGPTPATNSYDAAGNQTGDGTTTYSYSDRGRLASVTKNGTTTSYLYNGLEQRVVKSGTNVPTGATRYVYDEAGHLIGEYDQSGNAIQETVYLGDTPIATLKNGTPYYIYADQIDTPRVITDTNNLMVWRWDQTDPFGATLPDENPTSLGAFTYNLRFPGQVYDAETGKHYNANRDYDPAGGRYVQSDPIGLDGGQFSTYAYVGGNPISSVDPFGLASCTFTMSTGRLICMPTDSQNSSVNIPVASGNNGGGQQCRNNPACTAIANHGPIPTGCWRWTNGTTSKPNGRVLEPCPGTNTNVTENRTLIRSHSCANPFGPGLGPQYCSKGCVTGTVHDMQNLNGLIDAEPGSTLQVVP from the coding sequence ATGAGAGCGCACACACTCTATCGGGCGATCAGCGCCGCGGTCCTGCTCACATTGAGCAGCACGCAAGCGCTGGCCCAGACGCAGGTCTCAACGACGCAGTACGCCTACGACACGGTCGGCAACCTGACGCAAATCACCGACCCGCGCGGGTTGGTGACGACCTTCTCCTACGATGCGTTAGGTCGTCGCACCCAAGTCCAAGGCCCACCAGCAACACCGGGCGGTGCCGCCCCAGTGACGTTGTTCAACTACGATGGGCAGGATCGCGTGCGGCAGGTCACCGACCTGCGTAGCCTTGTCACCGCGTACACCGTTGATGGTCTGGGCAATACCACCCGGCAGCAAAGCCCCGATACCGGCACCACCAACGCGACCTACGACGTGGCGGGCAACCTCACGCGCCGCACTGACGCGCGCGGCAAGATCACGAGGTACCGCTACGACGCCGTGAATCGGATGACGCATGCGGTCTTCGCAAGCGGTACGCCAATCGCCTTCACGTATGACGGTGGGAAGCACCCGGAGCCCAACGACATCGGGCACTTGACGCACATCAGCGACGAGTCCGGTCAGACACGGTGGCGATTCAATGGCTTCGGCAACGTGGTGCGCAAGACCCAGAGCACCACGGCCAACGGCGAGACCAAGAAGCAAGTGGTGGCGTACGCCTACGGCACCAGTGGCAGCAGCACCGGCCACGTCACCAGCATGACGTATCCGAGCAACAGCGTCATTGGGTACAGCTACGATGCAGGCGGCCGCATCGCGGGCCTGACGCTGACCACGGCCAATGGCAGTGTCGCACTGCTGTCCAACATCCAATACCAGCCCTTCGGAAAGCCAGCGGGCTGGACGTGGGGAAACGGCACCGCTTACACGCGTAGCTTCGACCTGAGCGGGCGGCTGACCCAGTTCCCGCTGGGCGCGACCAGCGGCACCGGCGCGACGCCGAACGGCCTGTCGCGCACGGTGAACTACGACGCAGCCTCTCGCATCACGGCGTACACGCACGCGGACACGAGCGGCAGCACGGGCAGCAGCACGGCGACGGCAGCGAACCAGACCTTCGGGTACGACGACCAGGACCGGCTGATCAGCTACCTGCCGGCCAACAGCAGCCAGAGCTACAGCTACGACGCGAATGGAAACCGCACAGGTCAGACGATCGGCGGTGCCAGCTACACGCAGACCGTCGATTCGGCGAGCAATCGGCAGACGGCCAGCACAGGGCCGACACCGGCCACGAACAGCTATGACGCAGCGGGGAACCAGACCGGCGACGGTACGACCACGTATAGCTACAGTGATCGGGGGCGGCTGGCCAGTGTTACCAAGAATGGCACCACGACCAGCTACCTGTACAACGGGCTAGAACAACGGGTGGTCAAGAGCGGAACGAATGTGCCTACTGGCGCCACCCGGTACGTCTATGACGAAGCGGGCCACCTGATCGGGGAATACGATCAGTCGGGCAACGCGATCCAGGAGACGGTGTATCTGGGCGACACGCCCATCGCGACACTCAAGAATGGCACGCCGTACTACATCTACGCGGACCAGATCGATACGCCGCGGGTGATCACGGACACCAACAACCTGATGGTGTGGAGGTGGGATCAGACCGATCCGTTTGGGGCGACGCTGCCGGATGAAAACCCGACCAGCCTTGGTGCCTTTACGTACAACCTGCGCTTCCCTGGCCAAGTCTATGATGCGGAGACGGGCAAGCATTACAACGCGAATCGGGACTATGATCCGGCAGGTGGGCGGTATGTGCAGTCGGATCCCATTGGGCTAGATGGAGGGCAGTTCTCCACATACGCATATGTGGGCGGCAACCCGATAAGCAGCGTTGATCCGTTTGGGCTTGCGTCTTGTACATTCACCATGTCCACAGGTCGCTTGATTTGCATGCCTACGGATTCGCAAAATTCCTCTGTCAATATCCCGGTGGCGTCTGGTAACAACGGCGGTGGGCAGCAATGCCGAAACAATCCGGCGTGTACGGCTATTGCAAACCATGGCCCTATCCCTACGGGATGCTGGCGATGGACGAATGGCACAACCAGCAAACCGAATGGTCGAGTGTTGGAGCCGTGCCCGGGAACAAATACAAACGTGACTGAGAACCGAACCCTGATTCGCTCTCACAGTTGTGCTAACCCGTTTGGTCCCGGTCTTGGTCCGCAGTATTGTTCCAAGGGTTGTGTAACTGGCACGGTTCACGATATGCAGAATCTCAATGGGCTGATTGACGCGGAACCGGGCAGCACTTTGCAGGTCGTGCCATGA
- a CDS encoding Imm57 family immunity protein: MKKKVVLGLFAFMSGVSLAATQGVTVEAANEARQVRFAERVITIELARALSPSVRGAREKCLTACPETGALELAIGLIGIGRSDASTDALVNLLGLRLDGAGSEELGCQILTRGRALSSRLERLQAKSLVEHCQLTFYDLRKRELADTPDVKVEQVCRSEAEVRRAQDEMLKAIKSKAMCEQ; this comes from the coding sequence ATGAAAAAGAAAGTCGTACTAGGGCTCTTTGCCTTTATGAGCGGCGTGTCGTTGGCGGCAACTCAAGGCGTGACAGTTGAAGCCGCAAACGAAGCGAGACAAGTTCGCTTTGCTGAGCGCGTCATCACCATTGAGTTGGCGCGCGCTTTGAGCCCTTCAGTTCGAGGGGCACGAGAGAAGTGCCTGACGGCATGCCCTGAAACTGGGGCTTTGGAGCTTGCGATTGGCTTGATTGGCATTGGTAGAAGCGACGCCTCTACCGATGCGTTGGTCAACTTGCTGGGTCTTCGCCTGGATGGTGCAGGCTCAGAGGAATTGGGCTGCCAAATTCTTACTCGTGGGCGTGCGCTCTCAAGCCGTTTGGAGCGATTGCAAGCGAAGTCCCTTGTTGAACACTGTCAGTTAACCTTTTATGACCTTCGGAAGCGAGAGCTTGCGGATACCCCCGACGTAAAGGTCGAGCAAGTATGCCGTTCGGAAGCTGAGGTTCGCCGTGCTCAAGACGAGATGCTTAAAGCGATCAAGTCAAAGGCAATGTGTGAGCAGTAG